A genomic region of Notamacropus eugenii isolate mMacEug1 chromosome 3, mMacEug1.pri_v2, whole genome shotgun sequence contains the following coding sequences:
- the GHRL gene encoding appetite-regulating hormone — MFPKAALCSLFLLSVLWIDVALGGSSFLSPEHPKTQRKESKKPAKLQPRDVEDTLSQPEGVEKGLEIQFNAPFDIGIKVAEAQYQQYGRALEKVLQEILLEKNQGNIGEN; from the exons ATGTTTCCCAAGGCAGCCCTCTGCAGCCTATTCCTCCTCAGTGTGCTCTGGATTGATGTGGCCTTGGGGGGCTCCAGCTTCCTAAGCCCTGAACACCCAAAAACCCAG CGGAAGGAATCCAAAAAGCCTGCCAAACTTCAACCCCGTGACGTGGAAGACACTCTCAGCCAGCCAGAAGGAGTAGAGAAAGGTTTGGAAATCCAG TTCAATGCTCCCTTTGACATTGGGATTAAAGTGGCAGAAGCTCAATATCAGCAGTATGGTCGTGCCCTGGAAAAGGTCCTACAGGAAATTCTCTTGGAAAAGAATCAAG gAAACATAGGAGAAAACTGA